The Halogranum gelatinilyticum genome contains a region encoding:
- a CDS encoding DUF4097 family beta strand repeat-containing protein translates to MSRSRRSLLTTGVGLASVALAGCLAPSTETRDRAVRTLDAADTDDLTVANQNGSVRVSTWGEPTVELTVIKRTRADRSVFDDVSVRTPLDGGTRTVAVDYATDRARRRVAVDLVLRVPTSLRVARVETVNGDVAVTGTVGDGSFVTQNGRVTATDIDGFLTLTTSNGTVESTGCTGIDGARTVNGTVDVEILSLRRDVELAAVNGSVEAAVSPSLDADVTVSVSNGTITVEGVDLADVDRSGTRLTGTLGEGGTALELRTTNGTATLRALDE, encoded by the coding sequence ATGTCTCGTTCACGACGTTCCCTCCTCACGACCGGTGTCGGACTCGCCTCGGTCGCACTCGCTGGCTGTCTCGCCCCGTCGACAGAGACGCGCGACCGGGCGGTCAGAACGCTCGACGCCGCCGACACCGACGACCTCACGGTCGCGAACCAGAACGGGTCGGTCCGCGTCTCGACGTGGGGCGAGCCGACGGTCGAACTCACCGTAATCAAGCGGACGCGCGCCGACCGCAGCGTCTTCGACGACGTATCGGTCAGGACGCCGCTCGACGGTGGAACACGGACCGTCGCCGTCGACTACGCGACCGACCGCGCGCGTCGACGGGTCGCCGTCGACCTCGTCCTCCGGGTGCCGACGTCGCTCCGGGTCGCCCGCGTCGAGACGGTCAACGGCGACGTCGCGGTGACGGGGACGGTCGGCGACGGGTCGTTCGTGACCCAGAACGGCCGCGTCACCGCCACCGACATCGACGGCTTCCTGACGCTGACGACGAGCAACGGGACCGTCGAGTCGACGGGCTGTACCGGCATCGACGGTGCGCGGACGGTGAACGGGACGGTCGACGTCGAGATACTGAGCCTCCGGCGCGACGTCGAACTCGCCGCGGTCAACGGCTCGGTCGAGGCGGCGGTGTCCCCGTCGCTCGACGCGGACGTGACCGTCTCGGTGTCCAACGGCACCATCACGGTCGAAGGGGTCGACCTCGCTGACGTCGACCGGAGCGGCACGCGGCTCACGGGTACCCTCGGCGAGGGCGGTACCGCGCTCGAGCTGCGGACGACGAACGGCACCGCGACGCTGCGGGCGCTCGACGAGTGA
- a CDS encoding type II/IV secretion system ATPase subunit gives MSQDNREPSEEDFFAGLRERLTHTVQVLRGSNLDVRPFRPGEDGPLSDFSLPAGHEEIDRYWVNAPYAYVVVTHDSEASEHYYHVVEPDVTDFEADLFERVLVDIRDPLLYRSADGDADEETVLREELTELLQQYGVDIGMATFHTLFYYLYRDFIGYGKADALLHDDHIEDISCDGYDLPIFIYHDDYSDIETNVSFSEGELDDYVIRLAQRSGRHISVGDPVVSTTLPDGSRAELSLGKEITPRGSAFTIRQYADEPFTPIDLIDYGTFSVEMMAYLWLCIEHNKSLIFAGGTASGKTTAMNAVSMFIPPRAKVLTIEDTRELALYHDNWLSSVTRERLHEGTDIDMYDLLRSALRHRPEYIIVGEVRGDEAVTLFQAMNTGHTTFSTMHADSIETVINRLENDPINVPRAMVQSLDMLSIQTLTRFEGERVRRSKVLGEIGGIDQRTGELDYSSAFQWDANSDSFRRNDSDLLSEIQSERGWSRSELLKEVRRREQFLEYLQQYGVNDYRRFTALVNEYYATPERVMDRLASGAPEARAA, from the coding sequence ATGTCACAAGACAATCGTGAGCCGTCCGAGGAGGACTTCTTCGCCGGGCTTCGGGAACGGCTCACCCACACAGTGCAGGTGCTTCGAGGCTCGAACCTCGACGTCCGTCCGTTCCGGCCCGGCGAGGACGGTCCGCTGTCCGACTTCAGCCTCCCGGCTGGGCACGAGGAGATCGACCGCTACTGGGTCAACGCCCCGTACGCCTACGTCGTCGTCACCCACGACTCCGAGGCGAGCGAACACTACTACCACGTCGTCGAACCCGACGTCACCGACTTCGAGGCCGACCTCTTCGAACGGGTCCTCGTCGACATCCGCGACCCGCTGCTCTACCGGTCGGCCGACGGCGACGCCGACGAGGAGACCGTCCTCCGCGAGGAACTCACGGAACTCCTCCAGCAGTACGGCGTCGACATCGGGATGGCGACCTTCCATACGCTGTTCTACTATCTCTACCGGGACTTCATCGGCTACGGCAAGGCCGACGCGCTGCTCCACGACGACCACATCGAGGACATCTCCTGTGACGGCTACGACCTGCCAATCTTCATCTACCACGACGACTACAGCGACATCGAGACCAACGTCTCCTTCTCGGAGGGCGAACTCGACGACTACGTCATCCGACTCGCCCAGCGGTCGGGCCGCCACATCAGCGTCGGCGACCCCGTCGTCAGCACGACGCTCCCCGACGGCTCGCGTGCGGAGCTCTCGCTCGGCAAGGAGATCACTCCGCGCGGGTCGGCGTTCACCATCCGACAGTACGCCGATGAGCCCTTCACCCCCATCGACCTCATCGACTACGGCACCTTCTCCGTCGAGATGATGGCCTATCTCTGGCTCTGTATCGAACACAACAAGTCGCTCATCTTCGCCGGCGGGACGGCCTCAGGGAAGACCACCGCGATGAACGCGGTGTCGATGTTCATCCCCCCGCGCGCGAAGGTGCTCACCATCGAGGACACCCGCGAACTCGCGCTCTACCACGACAACTGGCTCTCCAGCGTCACCCGCGAGCGGCTCCACGAGGGCACGGACATCGACATGTACGACCTGCTGCGGTCGGCACTCCGCCACCGTCCGGAGTACATCATCGTCGGCGAGGTGCGCGGTGACGAGGCCGTCACCCTCTTCCAGGCGATGAACACGGGCCACACGACCTTCTCGACGATGCACGCCGACAGCATCGAGACGGTCATCAACCGCCTGGAGAACGACCCCATCAACGTGCCGCGGGCGATGGTGCAGTCGCTCGATATGCTCTCGATCCAGACGCTCACCCGCTTCGAGGGCGAGCGTGTCCGCCGGTCGAAGGTGCTCGGCGAGATCGGCGGCATCGACCAGCGGACGGGCGAACTCGACTACTCCTCGGCCTTCCAGTGGGACGCCAACAGCGACAGCTTCCGCCGCAACGACAGCGACCTGCTCTCGGAGATCCAGTCCGAACGTGGCTGGTCGCGGTCGGAGCTTCTGAAGGAGGTCCGCCGTCGCGAACAGTTCCTCGAATATCTCCAACAGTACGGCGTCAACGACTACCGCCGCTTCACCGCCCTCGTCAACGAATACTACGCCACCCCCGAGCGCGTGATGGACCGACTCGCCTCCGGCGCGCCCGAGGCGAGGGCCGCCTGA
- a CDS encoding DUF5793 family protein — MRRDYFELDVRNIDWVDAGGDPEKPLVRIDFRGPAELLRERLTGTDDELLSAGETDVAFRLQGSVDDPTATGVVGVTNRFTGDFVLELNEDAADVLRFIRAAREYGRVADADDGRYRVELTLEGEPLVTYEKQTFLVYDADGSLLREESLIPSGVEL; from the coding sequence ATGAGGCGTGATTACTTCGAGTTGGACGTGCGGAACATCGACTGGGTCGATGCCGGGGGTGACCCGGAGAAGCCGTTGGTCCGTATCGACTTCCGCGGGCCAGCAGAGCTGCTTCGCGAGCGCCTCACAGGAACAGACGACGAACTGCTCTCGGCGGGCGAGACCGACGTGGCGTTCCGCTTGCAGGGGTCGGTCGACGACCCCACCGCGACGGGCGTCGTCGGCGTCACCAACCGCTTTACCGGTGATTTCGTCCTCGAACTGAACGAGGACGCCGCGGACGTGCTGCGGTTCATCCGCGCCGCGCGCGAGTACGGACGGGTCGCGGACGCCGACGACGGTCGCTACCGCGTCGAGCTCACGCTCGAAGGCGAGCCGCTCGTCACCTACGAGAAGCAGACCTTCCTCGTCTACGACGCCGACGGCAGCCTGCTCCGTGAGGAGAGTCTCATCCCCTCCGGCGTCGAACTCTAG
- a CDS encoding type II secretion system F family protein, with amino-acid sequence MLWVVPLAVAAVLCLVVVLDTVDKRIRLAVTRVALALFGDYVVTADDADRRQQQMRAAHIGVTHRVYAARTLLYSGIFGVVGSLLGIYLAAGLVSALSLTSEGIRASLPSTLGFLGNLAAVPSLDIGELFVLLLFASATVGTLLAAGSYYARWFYLDQLAVARASAIEATLPRTVAFVYALSRSGMSFPQILQTLVDNRQVYGASATEIGVAVRDMDTFGTDVITALQRLGRRTPSDGLEEFSENLASVLSSGRSLSDFLHAQYERYQEEAQAQQEQYLELLATFAEVYVTVLVAGPLFFITILIVIGLVLQDTLTFIRFISYLGIPLASAAFIVYIDSMANATRLHGDSRLSPRQSFTRSSFAADGGVRSATASERLNRRVLATYDRLRPVKRWLDDPMEMVLRHPLWSLTVTAPVGLAYVALQADLPGRTLPPLERFDLYKALDLIDDPLVHATILVLIVFSLAYEARKRRLRAMEMAIPDFLDRLASVNEAGLTVVQSVKRVSESDLGALTPEVRRAWRDIQWGADAERALLRMAHRTSSPTVIRAATLITNAMRATDDIAPVLRIAADEAQSSRRLRRERRNEMVTYLLVIYISFFVFIGIIAALTVSFLPAIEATQSVSTGAPSGIVSGGVFSGIGDVDTDAYRLLLYHTAVIQAVCSGLIAGQLGEGTVSDGAKHAAILLTIAHVSFLLM; translated from the coding sequence ATGCTCTGGGTGGTCCCGCTCGCCGTCGCCGCCGTGCTCTGTCTGGTCGTCGTGCTCGACACCGTCGACAAGCGCATCCGGCTCGCGGTCACACGGGTCGCACTGGCGCTCTTCGGCGACTACGTCGTCACCGCGGACGACGCCGACCGCCGTCAACAGCAGATGCGCGCGGCCCACATCGGCGTGACCCACCGCGTCTACGCCGCCCGGACACTCCTCTACAGCGGGATCTTCGGCGTCGTCGGCAGCCTCCTCGGCATCTATCTCGCGGCGGGGCTCGTCTCGGCACTCTCGCTCACGTCCGAGGGTATCCGCGCCTCGCTGCCGTCGACGCTGGGCTTTCTCGGCAACCTCGCAGCCGTCCCGTCGCTCGACATCGGCGAGCTGTTCGTCCTCCTGCTCTTTGCGAGCGCGACCGTCGGGACGCTGCTGGCCGCCGGTTCGTACTACGCGCGCTGGTTCTATCTCGACCAGCTCGCGGTCGCCCGCGCGAGTGCCATCGAAGCGACGCTCCCCCGGACCGTCGCGTTCGTCTACGCGCTCTCACGCAGCGGGATGTCGTTTCCGCAGATCCTCCAGACGCTCGTCGACAACCGGCAGGTCTACGGAGCCTCAGCTACCGAAATCGGCGTCGCCGTCCGCGACATGGACACCTTCGGAACCGACGTCATCACCGCCCTCCAGCGGCTCGGACGGCGGACGCCCAGCGACGGTCTGGAGGAGTTCTCCGAGAACCTCGCGAGCGTCCTCTCCAGCGGCCGGAGTCTCTCGGACTTCCTCCACGCCCAGTACGAACGGTACCAAGAGGAGGCGCAGGCCCAACAGGAGCAGTATCTCGAACTGCTCGCGACGTTCGCCGAGGTCTACGTCACGGTGCTCGTCGCCGGACCGCTGTTCTTCATCACCATCCTCATCGTCATCGGCCTGGTGTTGCAGGACACGCTGACGTTCATCCGGTTCATCTCGTATCTCGGCATCCCACTGGCGAGCGCGGCGTTCATCGTCTACATCGACAGCATGGCGAACGCGACGCGGTTACACGGCGACAGCCGGCTGTCGCCCCGTCAGTCGTTCACCCGCTCGTCGTTCGCGGCCGACGGCGGCGTCCGCTCGGCGACGGCGTCCGAGCGGCTCAACCGGCGAGTGCTCGCGACCTACGACCGGCTCCGTCCGGTCAAGCGGTGGCTCGACGACCCCATGGAGATGGTCCTTCGCCATCCTCTCTGGTCGCTCACCGTCACCGCGCCGGTCGGTCTCGCCTACGTCGCTCTGCAGGCGGACCTGCCGGGTCGGACGCTCCCACCGCTGGAGCGGTTCGACCTCTACAAGGCGTTGGACCTCATCGACGACCCGCTCGTCCACGCGACGATTCTCGTGCTCATCGTCTTCTCTCTGGCCTACGAGGCGCGGAAACGCCGCCTGCGTGCGATGGAGATGGCGATTCCGGACTTCCTCGACCGGCTCGCGAGCGTCAACGAGGCCGGACTCACCGTCGTCCAGAGCGTCAAGCGCGTCTCGGAGAGCGACCTCGGCGCGCTCACGCCCGAGGTCAGGCGCGCGTGGCGCGACATCCAGTGGGGTGCCGACGCAGAGCGCGCCCTCCTGCGGATGGCTCACCGGACGTCGTCGCCGACGGTCATCCGTGCGGCGACGCTCATCACCAACGCGATGCGCGCGACCGACGACATCGCACCCGTCCTCCGCATCGCCGCCGACGAGGCACAGTCCAGCCGTCGCCTCCGCCGCGAGCGTCGCAACGAGATGGTCACCTACCTGCTCGTCATCTACATCTCGTTTTTCGTCTTCATCGGCATCATCGCCGCACTGACGGTGTCGTTCCTCCCGGCCATCGAGGCGACCCAGAGCGTCAGTACGGGTGCCCCCTCGGGAATCGTCTCCGGCGGCGTCTTCAGCGGCATCGGCGACGTCGACACCGACGCCTACCGGCTCTTGCTCTACCACACCGCGGTCATCCAGGCGGTCTGTTCGGGTCTCATCGCTGGACAGCTCGGTGAGGGGACCGTCTCCGACGGCGCGAAACACGCCGCGATCCTCCTGACCATCGCTCACGTCTCGTTCCTCCTGATGTGA
- a CDS encoding NRDE family protein: MCTLTIAWQVFEDAPVVVAANRDEALGRPSEGPARIEENPAVVAPRDVEAGGTWVGYNEFGLFAGVTNRWVTGLESERSRGLLVRDALRQESAEAALEHVESAVAAHEYDGFNLVVADADAAYLLEWDGHLHVREYDPGVHVVVNVGTDDSFFVPEHRPEIGRQQADNARGVRDALRPAEGETADGWLARAGDVLGDHEYGVCIHGDGFGTRSSSLIRLGRDADGGLDARYRFAPGPPCETEYLPVESQV; this comes from the coding sequence GTGTGTACACTCACCATCGCGTGGCAGGTCTTCGAGGACGCACCCGTCGTCGTCGCCGCCAACCGTGACGAAGCACTCGGCCGCCCGTCGGAGGGACCCGCCCGCATCGAGGAGAACCCCGCCGTCGTCGCCCCGCGCGACGTCGAAGCCGGGGGGACGTGGGTCGGCTACAACGAGTTCGGACTCTTCGCCGGCGTCACCAACCGCTGGGTGACGGGACTGGAGAGCGAACGCTCGCGTGGCCTGCTCGTCCGCGACGCCCTTCGCCAAGAGAGTGCCGAGGCCGCGCTCGAACACGTCGAGAGCGCGGTCGCGGCCCACGAGTACGACGGCTTCAACCTCGTCGTCGCCGACGCCGACGCGGCCTATCTCCTCGAATGGGACGGCCATCTCCACGTTCGGGAGTACGACCCCGGCGTCCACGTCGTCGTCAACGTCGGCACGGACGACTCCTTCTTCGTGCCGGAGCACCGCCCCGAAATCGGCCGACAGCAGGCCGACAACGCCCGTGGGGTCCGCGACGCGCTCCGGCCTGCCGAGGGCGAGACGGCAGACGGCTGGCTCGCTCGAGCGGGCGACGTCCTCGGCGACCACGAGTACGGCGTCTGTATCCACGGTGACGGCTTCGGGACGCGCTCGTCGTCGTTGATTCGGCTGGGTCGCGACGCCGACGGGGGACTCGACGCGCGCTACCGGTTCGCGCCGGGACCGCCCTGCGAGACGGAGTATCTGCCCGTGGAAAGCCAAGTATAA
- a CDS encoding helix-turn-helix transcriptional regulator, whose product MSVSESEADLSEDELAGLELIRQSGGIHQSDFWKELDVSSRKGSRIAESLANSGLIEREETVYNGHNTYYLQPAAKDLDFALLMAGDMLSPFIGEEEVNANSDAFSQWLMNLAYDDY is encoded by the coding sequence GTGAGCGTCTCCGAGTCCGAAGCCGACCTCTCGGAGGACGAACTCGCCGGACTGGAACTCATCCGGCAGTCGGGCGGCATCCACCAGAGCGACTTCTGGAAGGAACTCGACGTCTCCTCGCGGAAGGGGAGCCGCATCGCCGAGTCGCTGGCGAACTCAGGTCTCATCGAGCGCGAAGAGACCGTCTACAACGGCCACAACACCTACTATCTCCAGCCCGCGGCGAAGGACCTCGACTTCGCGCTGCTGATGGCCGGTGATATGCTCTCGCCGTTCATCGGCGAGGAAGAGGTCAACGCCAACAGCGACGCCTTCTCGCAGTGGCTGATGAACCTCGCGTACGACGACTACTGA
- a CDS encoding MBL fold metallo-hydrolase, with protein sequence MGLPPNHVWRLRLRGVNAYLVADDGLTLVDAGTPWDADKIRTRVHEAGYEIDDIDRVLLTHYDLDHVGTLSKLGLSPDVDCYLASPDAEYLRRTRSPPLANHKGLFQRATEFLLTPPDFEILPVEDGQEIGPFVAHRTPGHTPGHTAFVHEEYEAAFVGDLVRTIDGELHPSPWLLSYSLGEVKASVRTLANRIPETEVLAVGHGHPVRTKGGMALRQLADRL encoded by the coding sequence ATGGGACTTCCGCCGAACCACGTCTGGCGTCTGCGGCTCCGCGGCGTCAACGCGTATCTCGTCGCCGACGACGGGCTGACGCTCGTCGACGCTGGCACGCCGTGGGACGCAGACAAGATCCGAACGCGCGTCCACGAGGCCGGATACGAGATCGACGACATCGACCGCGTTCTCCTCACGCACTACGACCTCGACCACGTCGGCACGCTGTCGAAACTGGGGCTTTCGCCCGACGTGGACTGTTATCTCGCCTCCCCCGACGCGGAGTATCTCCGCCGTACCCGTTCGCCCCCGCTAGCCAACCACAAGGGGCTGTTCCAGCGCGCGACGGAGTTCCTCCTGACACCGCCCGACTTCGAGATTCTCCCCGTCGAAGACGGCCAGGAGATCGGCCCGTTCGTCGCCCACCGGACGCCCGGCCACACCCCCGGCCACACCGCGTTCGTCCACGAGGAGTACGAGGCCGCGTTCGTCGGCGACCTCGTCCGCACTATCGACGGCGAACTCCACCCCTCCCCGTGGCTCCTCTCGTACAGCCTCGGCGAGGTCAAAGCGAGCGTCCGAACCCTCGCGAACCGAATCCCCGAGACCGAAGTGCTCGCCGTCGGCCACGGCCACCCCGTCCGGACGAAGGGCGGCATGGCGCTGCGCCAGCTGGCCGACCGGCTCTGA
- a CDS encoding class I SAM-dependent methyltransferase: MDADPQATYDRIATHFASTREYAWPEVEQFVDERSAPDQRALDLGCGNGRHAELLAGHVDRVVGLDVSRGLLDEAAARAADREFAVDLVHGDAARIPFRDDVFDLAVYVATLHHLPDRETRVASLSELARVLTPEGHAVVSVWSTEHDTFDETEGFDTTVDWTLPGGETVGRFYHIYDPEEFRADLAASDLRVVEQFVSSGNCYAVVGGR, encoded by the coding sequence ATGGACGCGGACCCACAGGCGACCTACGACCGCATCGCGACACACTTCGCGTCGACTCGCGAGTACGCCTGGCCCGAGGTCGAGCAGTTCGTCGACGAGCGGAGCGCGCCGGACCAGCGCGCGCTCGACCTCGGCTGCGGCAACGGCCGCCACGCGGAACTGCTCGCCGGCCACGTCGACCGCGTCGTCGGCCTCGACGTGAGCCGCGGCCTGCTCGACGAGGCGGCCGCCCGCGCCGCCGACCGGGAGTTCGCGGTCGACCTCGTTCACGGCGACGCTGCCCGGATTCCCTTCCGCGACGACGTGTTCGACCTCGCGGTCTACGTCGCCACCCTCCACCACCTGCCGGACCGCGAGACCCGCGTCGCCAGCCTCTCGGAACTCGCACGCGTGCTGACGCCGGAGGGCCACGCCGTCGTCAGCGTCTGGAGCACCGAACACGACACCTTCGACGAGACCGAAGGCTTCGATACGACCGTCGACTGGACGCTCCCCGGCGGCGAGACGGTCGGTCGCTTCTACCACATCTACGACCCCGAGGAGTTCCGCGCGGACCTCGCTGCCAGCGACCTCCGCGTCGTCGAGCAGTTCGTCTCCAGCGGCAACTGCTACGCTGTCGTTGGCGGTCGCTGA
- a CDS encoding uracil-DNA glycosylase family protein, with the protein MRNVTDRTSNPFGMRPSCAQFVPGYGDANAEFHVVGDHPGRHGGVDTGVPFTDEGGLRLQRALAEADLLRSVGDEPGMRRTFFSYLHMCVPEGDEPTEDDYGDMERFFDAELHAIAAHVLLPVGARATRYVLENYTAQAHKTVVDMEQLHAKEIRGSGFLVVPIREPSEWDDGDHDELVDGLHTLRSTDFRREADLGRFLAGDEPYFVR; encoded by the coding sequence GTGAGAAACGTCACAGACCGCACGAGCAACCCGTTCGGGATGCGCCCGTCGTGTGCGCAGTTCGTTCCGGGCTACGGCGACGCCAACGCCGAGTTCCACGTCGTCGGCGACCATCCCGGTCGCCACGGCGGTGTCGACACTGGCGTTCCCTTCACCGACGAGGGTGGTCTCCGTCTCCAGCGCGCGTTGGCCGAGGCCGATCTGCTCCGGAGCGTCGGCGACGAACCGGGAATGCGACGGACCTTCTTCTCGTATCTCCACATGTGCGTCCCCGAGGGCGACGAGCCGACCGAGGACGACTACGGCGATATGGAACGCTTTTTCGACGCGGAACTCCACGCCATCGCCGCCCACGTCCTGCTGCCGGTGGGTGCGCGGGCGACGCGCTACGTCCTCGAGAACTACACCGCACAGGCGCACAAGACCGTCGTCGACATGGAGCAGCTCCACGCGAAGGAGATCCGTGGCAGTGGCTTCCTCGTCGTCCCCATCCGCGAGCCGAGCGAGTGGGACGACGGCGACCACGACGAACTCGTCGACGGGCTTCACACACTGCGTTCGACCGACTTCCGCCGCGAGGCCGACCTCGGCCGCTTCCTCGCTGGCGACGAACCCTACTTCGTCCGCTGA
- a CDS encoding MBL fold metallo-hydrolase: MDRIQLGNTVFEGKNDVYLLDGDRTVLVDAGVALPDVREQLRDGLADFGLAVADIDEILLTHWHHDHAGLAGELQAESGATVRVHEADAPLVAREESAVEANNDLLRDALDDWNLPADTRDELLDFFVFHDELAGADVDVTPFADGDTFDVNGRTLEAVHLPGHAAGLSAFAFDGDEGREAFVGDAILPKYTPNVGGADLRVDAPLQRYVDSLLRLVDLDLARAWPGHRDVIEQPTERALTILEHHRERTENVVGVLAEHGPCDTWTVSAHLFGELEKIHILHGPGEAYAHLDHLADRGVVERDGHEYELVEPDVDVAELFPTVG, translated from the coding sequence ATGGACCGGATACAGCTGGGTAACACCGTCTTCGAGGGGAAGAACGACGTCTACCTCCTCGACGGCGACCGGACCGTCCTCGTCGACGCCGGCGTCGCCCTCCCGGACGTGCGCGAACAGCTTCGCGACGGGCTGGCCGACTTCGGGCTGGCCGTCGCCGACATCGACGAGATCCTCCTCACGCACTGGCACCACGACCACGCGGGGCTCGCTGGCGAACTCCAGGCCGAGAGCGGCGCGACCGTCCGCGTCCACGAGGCCGACGCTCCCCTCGTCGCCCGTGAGGAGTCGGCCGTCGAGGCCAACAACGACCTCCTCCGCGACGCGCTCGACGACTGGAATCTGCCCGCCGACACGCGCGACGAACTGCTCGATTTCTTCGTGTTCCACGACGAGCTCGCGGGCGCGGACGTCGACGTGACGCCCTTCGCCGACGGCGACACGTTCGACGTGAACGGCCGGACGCTCGAAGCCGTCCATCTGCCGGGCCACGCCGCCGGACTCTCGGCGTTCGCCTTCGACGGTGACGAAGGAAGAGAAGCCTTCGTCGGCGACGCGATTCTGCCGAAATACACCCCGAACGTCGGCGGCGCGGACCTCCGCGTCGACGCGCCGCTCCAGCGGTACGTCGACAGCCTGCTCCGGCTCGTTGACTTGGATCTCGCCCGCGCGTGGCCCGGCCACCGCGACGTCATCGAACAACCCACCGAACGCGCGCTCACCATCCTGGAGCACCACCGCGAGCGCACCGAGAACGTCGTCGGCGTGCTGGCCGAACACGGTCCCTGCGACACCTGGACCGTCAGCGCGCATCTCTTCGGGGAGTTGGAGAAGATTCACATCCTCCACGGCCCCGGCGAGGCCTACGCCCATCTCGACCATCTCGCGGACCGCGGCGTCGTCGAACGCGACGGCCACGAGTACGAACTGGTCGAGCCGGACGTGGACGTCGCCGAGCTGTTCCCGACCGTCGGCTGA
- a CDS encoding DnaJ domain-containing protein: protein MPENFYDLLGVDEDATQADLKQAYRQRAREFHPDVNADDRAGAQFKTIRRAYDVLRDETERSAYDRLGHTSYVRKRMKGGLPDDSPANPSSSSSPSSSSSTSSSSSSSKRSSTSSSRSSNRSSSSASSTASTSSTSTSSSTSTSSTSTSSKRSSSTTSNASRSRESRSTASSSTGTRSGSTEGRRNASTDSGRHEQSNGHTGAQSRRTTAGTTAAPNRRYSPSSGDSSGSRERLRNRWVAVAAAFALYLGGLGWYGLAIRPTLLDLVAALSTAPVAALTTTGGFGAPATFARTAVTTATTAPSPALLVPLGTLVLPLVLAWTVSSFGRGSAWLYVLAALGPLAGLGLGLAVPTVPTAAYLVTFVVLPVGAVLVFLGDVGRYLFATR, encoded by the coding sequence ATGCCAGAAAACTTCTACGACCTCCTCGGCGTCGACGAGGACGCGACGCAAGCGGACCTCAAGCAGGCCTACCGCCAGCGCGCCCGCGAGTTCCACCCCGACGTCAACGCCGACGACCGCGCAGGCGCGCAGTTCAAGACGATCCGCCGCGCCTACGACGTCCTCCGCGACGAGACCGAGCGGTCCGCCTACGACCGCCTCGGCCACACCTCCTACGTGCGAAAGCGCATGAAGGGAGGACTCCCCGACGACTCCCCGGCCAACCCCTCGTCGTCGTCATCACCTTCGTCCTCGTCGTCCACGTCGTCGTCTTCGTCCTCGTCGAAGCGGTCGTCCACCTCCTCGTCACGCTCCTCCAACCGGTCGTCTTCGTCGGCTTCCTCGACCGCTTCGACGTCCTCGACCTCCACGTCCTCGTCCACGTCGACCTCGTCCACGTCGACCTCGTCGAAGCGGTCGTCCTCGACGACTTCGAACGCCTCGCGCTCCCGCGAGTCACGGTCGACGGCGTCCTCCTCGACAGGGACCCGAAGCGGTTCGACGGAGGGGCGGCGGAACGCGTCGACCGATAGCGGTCGTCACGAGCAGTCGAACGGCCACACCGGCGCGCAGTCCCGACGGACCACGGCCGGCACGACGGCGGCCCCGAACCGCCGGTACAGCCCGAGCAGCGGCGACAGCTCCGGCAGTCGCGAACGACTCCGGAACCGCTGGGTCGCCGTCGCCGCCGCCTTCGCGCTCTATCTCGGGGGACTGGGCTGGTACGGTCTCGCCATCCGGCCGACGCTTCTCGACCTCGTGGCCGCGCTCTCGACGGCTCCCGTGGCCGCGCTCACCACGACGGGCGGCTTCGGCGCGCCCGCAACGTTCGCCCGGACGGCGGTGACGACGGCGACGACCGCGCCGTCGCCAGCACTGCTCGTACCGCTCGGGACGCTCGTGCTCCCGCTCGTCCTCGCGTGGACCGTCTCCAGCTTCGGCCGCGGGTCGGCGTGGCTGTACGTCCTCGCGGCACTCGGCCCGCTCGCCGGTCTCGGTCTCGGTCTCGCCGTCCCGACGGTTCCGACCGCGGCCTATCTCGTGACGTTCGTCGTCCTCCCGGTCGGTGCCGTGCTCGTCTTCCTCGGCGACGTCGGCCGGTACCTCTTCGCGACACGCTAA